The following coding sequences are from one Chrysiogenia bacterium window:
- the nusB gene encoding transcription antitermination factor NusB, translating to DLSNWEKQGDIRELLTQVHRGEPLGPVSEAYAATLVEGVSASRAEIDAALSSAAEKWDISRMADVDRNLLRLSTWELMFESETPVGVIINEAVTLAKRFGDKDTPSFVNGILDRVAREVRAAKDAADAK from the coding sequence TCGATTTGAGCAACTGGGAAAAGCAGGGCGATATCCGCGAGCTGCTCACCCAGGTCCACCGCGGCGAACCGCTCGGCCCGGTGAGCGAGGCCTATGCCGCGACCCTGGTCGAGGGCGTATCGGCAAGCCGCGCCGAGATCGATGCGGCGCTGAGTAGCGCGGCCGAAAAGTGGGACATCTCCCGCATGGCCGATGTCGACCGCAACCTGCTTCGTCTCTCCACCTGGGAACTGATGTTCGAATCCGAGACGCCGGTCGGCGTCATCATCAACGAGGCTGTCACTCTGGCCAAGCGCTTCGGGGACAAGGACACGCCGAGCTTCGTGAACGGCATTCTCGACCGCGTCGCGCGCGAAGTGCGCGCGGCCAAGGACGCAGCCGACGCCAAGTAA